DNA from Diabrotica virgifera virgifera chromosome 10, PGI_DIABVI_V3a:
CAGCTGGATTACTAGTTCAGATGTAGTTTAAGGATCTATATTTCGATACGCCGCGTAGAcatacattttttagaaaatgctGACAATTACACGCAAAGAGTGGGGGATTGAAAAAGTATAAATTCTCTCAGCAACCATCCGTCACATTCAGTTTAAGTTTCTCCAACCGACTTGTGTATTCAGTTGCAACAGCAGTAATATGGCTTCTCAAGATAGCGGATACGAAAGTGAAGAGACAATTATCTATGACGCTGAATTAGATCGAGtactggaaaaatatgaagaagctgCCAAAGATGAACCATATTATTTATTGGAAACTACCTATCCAATAGGATGTTTTCACATAAAAATTGGCCTATCTCCAGCTCGACAGTTTTCTCCATCCATTATTCTGTACCAACATGGTAAATGTACAAGAATCAGTTTAAACACATTCGAGTGGACTACCCTAATTGAGATGTTTATACAAATTATGGAAGAATTTTTCATACCACCTTTGCCGACCTATGCCGATGAGTATGATCCAATCGAATTTGAGTGTGGTGATTTCTGCAAACTAAGACAATTGGTAATGGAAAATGTAAAGTTCCTGACTATCGAGAAAcatggaatcgaatattatttatgtgAAGATGATGTAAGCCAGATCCTGAGAGCAAACATTGATTTAGTGTCTCAACGAGTGTCGTTATTGgataatttacagtttttttcgtATTATAGAAATGTTGTacgttttattcaaaacaatTGTAAAGCTAGTACTAGTTTATATGGTCCGCTTGAACTTTTAACTGCGTTTTGTGAAATTTCTCCAGATACTTTGTTAAGTCAAGCTTTAAATGAATATGTATggtattataaaattaaagttgtaaatgatttggataattgtgaataaataatattaataaatatgatgtcttttatttttatctaaCATAAATAAAACGAACAAAAATCAagattattaataaaaaattacattatacaatggatattatattttttttatatacaatttacaaaaacTTAGCGATAAGTGAccttttcttttttctgttttAAGTAGCCATTAAGCATTttcataataacaaaaaaaaaattacgaaatattagAATGCCCCCACGGAAGCGTATTAAATGATTTTGGTATTAAGTACCGCTTGTCGTCATAAGGACTTAGGGCTGTTTTGGACTGTTCGATGCTAAATACTGAATGTTGATACGACCGAATACATCTTTGGCTTGcgttttgaattttgaattcttTAAGACATTTTTCATAGTCTTCGTACGTAATTTTATTTCGAACGACATTATATTTCACTCCTTTTGCCTTTTTGGTTATTCCCAAATTGCTTACGTCGCTTTCAATTCTCTCTTTGTTTAGTTGTTTTCGTTCCAGGCGTTGTCTTTCTTTTTCCCTCTCCACGTCtgttatttgcattttaaatgTGTACATTTTTGATCTTAGCCCAATAAAATGTGTAATTATTTTCCCATTTGCCTCATCCTTCATTAATCCAgggattttttatttaatcgtTCTATGTCATATGGGTTATTTTCGGCGTAGTCGGAGGTATCGAATTTGCTTGGATATGCTTTTAAAACCTCTCTATATGCATCTGAACATTGCAGTTCATAAATAAAGCTGTCTGTGTCCATGTACAGCAATGAACAGTTTTCTTCTCCCATCGTTGGAAGcataaagttataatgaaaatcgTACATACATAATTTGGATATATCAAGGATTGCTGCGCCTATATACAGGGGTTTATTAAAGCATACTTCTGATTTTTTCAGTTCGATAGCCACCAAATTCTCATGAAAGATCGTTCGACTATGAAATCGACTACTTGCAATCAAATTTTTGGCTCCGTACCTTCCATGccattttttacataattttacgATACGATGACGTCTTATGTTCTCCATTGTCTTACCGAACACAgcattattcattaatttaaagagattttTTTCGAAGCTACTTGTGGCTGCTGTTCGTAAGTTGGTGTTTAACTCAATATATGGTCGCAGCCACGCAGATTGTTTAAATTTCAACACTCTGTGTATCTTTGTTAAAATTAAACCGTTCTCTAATGCCTGTTTAAGATTTctataatgaataatatattttgttttgtgatATAAGGTCGGTATTAACTTTGGCAATTTTGAACCGGGCGGAATGCGGTGTTCGGCAGCAAATGGAAAATCTTTGTGTTTATCATGCAATTCGCGTGGATACTCCAAGTCAACTTGGAAAAAATAGCCCTCTTTCGCATCATTTGGTATTGACATAATATCAATATGACCTTCGGGAAGATTAGTGGATTTTGATGCAACACCAAATTTGGTACCATCTTCAATCCATTTGAATCCTCCTATTGGTAAAGCCTCGCTCATGGCCCAGCCATACAGATTATTCACGTCTAAATACATGATGTATTTAGAGGGTTGTGTGGGGTCATACGTCGACATGTATTTGTTGTTGGCCTCCGAATACCTGTTGCTGCAAACAGATATTCCGCCTCTTATGGCTTTTTCCATGAACAAAATCATATCCACATCTTTTAGCAATTCTAATTTACATTTTGTGTATCTCAGCATACAATCCCACGTGTATCCTGGCATGGTATAATACCAAGCAGGATCTAGTTTATACGTGTCTCGACATTTTTGTCGAAACTGCTCAAACACATCAGCCAGCAGCAGAATATCTGTTTTCAAATACAAATCGCTGTATTCACCCAAATTTTTACAattaaatttattccaaacaCTCTGCGCATGAGCATACTTCTCTTCACTAATATATTCATTATTTAGCTTATTATAAAAATACCTAATGTTGGGTAAAGAAGTTTCATCTAATTTTTCCACACTATCGATATAATCGTAACAAAATACTCCTTTACAAGTTAACAAATTGAATGTATCATCATCTAAATGACTAAATTCTCGTTTTAAAATCTTCTTTTCCGATGTGTCTAAAATTGATGCTAATTCGTCGAGTGAAGCTCCCATAAATCTTAGTGAATCAATAAATCGTAATTTAATTTGGTGTTCGTCAGAGTGTAAtgtaaatgaaatatatttttctttattaatggGAAGTAAGCTCAAGTGTCCATGTTTGCATAAATCAATAATCATAAAATGCGAATCGTAACCactaaaattgtgaaaaaccacgggaacaacaaacaattttttaaagtttaaattaCATGCTTGGTGCGCAACTCCACGTACCTGTCCGGTAAAATGGTCGTGGTCTACTACAATTGTATCTGTAGCCAAAAAGCGTTTCTCACAAATATGACAAACAGTTGCTCCATTTGTATTAGGCTTTTCGGCTATAGGTATAATTGTTTTCAACTTGGAATTTACAAATTTGGAAATTTCAGCCATTTCTTTTGCAAACCACTCCATGCAATTTTCACCTCTATAGGATCCTGGacgcccatataaaaagcatggaaaacggaaagtttaccttggacagaggagtcctgtgatggacatttaagtcaaccttggacaaaaattcaatacaaattaaatgggtcAATTCTCTATTAGACATGATACAGTCTAGCTTGGACtgaactattctaaataaaattccaagagttatcgcattcaaaaagtgttttttgtattacgaaataaaataccaagatgttacatattatttattaacaaattataataattctaataattttaaaattgtttctctttgcagttctgcctttttatttaaacctaaattcattagttcactaataatttttcgtttttgatgcattttttctttgtatgattTTCGTATCGCCATTCCACGTTCAGTTTTGTAAAATGTTCTTCTCTTTTCATTTGCTTCATTTTTCCTTCTAATACCTTCCTCACCTCTTTCACACTTGCAGGTTGATTTGACATGTAATTCATGCTCtgatgtatatttttctaaattgctaacgcctctgctcgcTAGGGTAGAAATTTATTTGCGTATACCTGCACAGAACtttcctctcgaatgtaaccaTTCCGATTTAAATACTCTTCTCTCGTAATGGGAGTgaggtttacctaaaagtccatctccatctcgacgaaggggtttttgaccatcagtacaggcaatgtatctcaaaacaccaacacaatgatccaaacaaataatttttctaaatgtagtttttggatgtagtcttttccctgcacgttgtagtttcttcttgtaagccaacattgtagatccattcgtaaaatgaattaatgaatggagatgttcgtgtgcagtacttccgtcgtctgctactaaatgacaacggcaaatggaataccattttacattaggagcacatgctagaagagaaaaatcactctcatttaagagtaaatgataccatTCTCTTGGTGACTCTTCGTAATCCTTTGCCATATCCGCCGGAGAAAGAGCATTAATGTCGTTGACACTCAAAAGAGCcagatagtcactttttgacaaaatagaCATATCTTAACTAGATACTTAAGAACAAAGAACTGAACTCTGAAAGCTGTCTCACTAGACTAAAAGAGTCTTTACAAAGTCGGTAAATTTATCTGCCAGTACAGCTTCCCCCACCCTAATTGATTACTTTACGCATGCGCCATTCACGCGGTCAAAGGTCAAAGTCTCGTTGTCTAAACCTGCAATAATTAACCAAGTTAATCCAACAATTTCGACCTGCTGTTCTGACACAGTACCTAAATCACAACCCCACGTTCTGTAACTGCAATTTATAtctaaataatttaattcataattTCCACATCGAACGTGGAGTTGTGATTTAGTAACTGTGTCAGAACAGCAGGTCGAAATTGTTGGATTAACTTGGTTAATTATTGCAGGTTTAGACAACGAGACTTTGACCTTTGACCACGTGAATGGCGCATGCGTAAAGTAATCAATTAGGGTAGGGGAAGCTGTACTGGCAGATAAATTTAACGACTTTGTAAAGACTCTTTTAGTCTAGTGAGACAGCTTTCAGAGTTCAGTTCTTTGTTCTTAAGTATCTAGTTAAGATATGtctattttgtcaaaaagtgactatctgGCTCTTTTGAGTGTCAACGACATTAATGCTCTTTCTCCGGCGGATATGGCAAAGGATTACGAAGAGTCACCAAGAGAatggtatcatttactcttaaatgagagtgatttttctcttctagcatgtgctcctaatgtaaaatggtattccatttgccgttgtcatttagtagcagacgacggaagtactgcacacg
Protein-coding regions in this window:
- the LOC126878604 gene encoding uncharacterized protein LOC126878604 — its product is MGASLDELASILDTSEKKILKREFSHLDDDTFNLLTCKGVFCYDYIDSVEKLDETSLPNIRYFYNKLNNEYISEEKYAHAQSVWNKFNCKNLGEYSDLYLKTDILLLADVFEQFRQKCRDTYKLDPAWYYTMPGYTWDCMLRYTKCKLELLKDVDMILFMEKAIRGGISVCSNRYSEANNKYMSTYDPTQPSKYIMYLDVNNLYGWAMSEALPIGGFKWIEDGTKFGVASKSTNLPEGHIDIMSIPNDAKEGYFFQVDLEYPRELHDKHKDFPFAAEHRIPPGSKLPKLIPTLYHKTKYIIHYRNLKQALENGLILTKIHRVLKFKQSAWLRPYIELNTNLRTAATSSFEKNLFKLMNNAVFGKTMENIRRHRIVKLCKKWHGRYGAKNLIASSRFHSRTIFHENLVAIELKKSEVCFNKPLYIGAAILDISKLCMYDFHYNFMLPTMGEENCSLLYMDTDSFIYELQCSDAYREVLKAYPSKFDTSDYAENNPYDIERLNKKSLD